The Hoplias malabaricus isolate fHopMal1 chromosome 9, fHopMal1.hap1, whole genome shotgun sequence genome contains a region encoding:
- the LOC136707787 gene encoding homeobox protein engrailed-2a-like, with product MEENEQSVAGDEFELDADPASDGATDRAISRATDWAIDRATDQATNQKTDRAIDLDTDRVTDRSIHPAPGNQPPVAHRITNFFIDNILRPDFGRKKEANPLQHDSGPVGLGGPGGPEENSSGGTPARGGQPPSESSSSPLPSEAKKPWVEDEELLKTKESNKEQSLSSSDSDTPSSGTNTTPGQQMLWPAWVYCTRYSDRPSSGPRTRKPKPKSNSKADKRPRTAFSAEQLQRLRAEFQADRYLTEQRRCGLARDLSLNEAQIKIWFQNKRAKIKKASGNKNSLALHLMAQGLYNHATSSTNNNNNNKNSNQEDKSDCD from the exons ATGGAAGAGAATGAGCAAAGTGTGGCTGGAGATGAGTTCGAGCTGGACGCTGACCCGGCCAGCGATGGGGCGACTGACCGTGCCATCAGTCGGGCCACAGATTGGGCCATCGATCGAGCTACTGACCAAGCCACCAACCAGAAAACAGATCGGGCCATCGATCTCGATACTGACCGAGTTACTGACCGGTCCATCCACCCGGCTCCAGGCAACCAGCCTCCAGTCGCTCACCGAATCACCAACTTCTTCATAGACAACATCCTCCGCCCAGACTTTGGCCGAAAGAAGGAGGCGAACCCTCTCCAGCATGATAGTGGTCCGGTGGGTCTTGGGGGTCCCGGGGGTCCTGAGGAGAACAGCAGTGGTGGAACCCCAGCTAGAGGAGGACAGCCACCTTCTGAGAGCTCCTCCTCTCCACTCCCGAGCGAGGCTAAAAAACCATGGGTGGAAGATGAAGAGCTCCTAAAAACCAAGGAGAGCAACAAGGAGCAGAGTCTGAGCAGCTCCGATTCGGACACCCCCTCATCCGGCACCAACACAACCCCTGGTCAGCAGATGCTGTGGCCAGCCTGGGTTTACTGCACCCGCTATTCAGACAGACCCTCATCAG GTCCAAGGACTAGGAAGCCGAAGCCGAAAAGCAACAGCAAGGCAGACAAGCGGCCGAGGACTGCGTTCAGCGCGGAGCAGCTTCAGCGGTTGAGGGCAGAGTTCCAGGCTGACCGCTACCTCACCGAGCAGCGGCGCTGCGGCCTGGCGAGGGACCTCAGCCTTAATGAGGCCCAGATCAAGATCTGGTTCCAGAACAAACGCGCCAAGATCAAGAAGGCGTCGGGCAACAAGAACTCGCTTGCACTCCATCTAATGGCGCAGGGACTCTACAACCacgccacaagctccacaaacaacaacaataacaacaaaaacagcaatCAGGAAGACAAGTCAGACTgcgactga